In Brevibacillus brevis NBRC 100599, a single genomic region encodes these proteins:
- the glp gene encoding molybdopterin molybdotransferase MoeA yields the protein MRFSRQTISVEEAMSKLLAKLVTGRTEQVQIGEAYGRILASDLRATYDLPHFDRSPLDGFAVRAADTVGASVDHPITLTVLETVAAGQVPTRELKKGYATRIMTGAMMPADADAVIMFEQTHNPAEEADTVRIKREMKPGENVSRRGEEMAKGTIIAKTGERINAGTLASLATFGFSQVEVFCKPRVGLISTGSELLEIDQPLAPGKIRNSNTVMLTALIAEAGGIPVSFSRLPDDLAVAKAKISECLRGVDLVISSGGVSVGDFDVIAALVDEPEVELLFNRIAIRPGSPTTAMLMEGKPLIALSGNPGACFLGFELFARAAIRRISGEAHVVQQVIKARLGVDYTKPCPYPRYLRGKLLEKDGVLHAIPDFNEKAGNLGTLKDSECFMIIPAGGSGKKAGELVDVLTHATPTWRREG from the coding sequence ATGCGTTTTTCGCGACAAACAATCTCGGTTGAGGAAGCGATGAGCAAGCTTTTGGCAAAATTAGTGACAGGGAGAACGGAACAAGTGCAGATCGGGGAGGCATATGGGCGGATACTGGCCTCTGATCTACGTGCAACATACGATTTGCCGCACTTTGACCGCTCGCCGCTGGATGGGTTTGCCGTGAGAGCTGCGGATACGGTTGGGGCCTCCGTTGACCACCCGATTACACTAACAGTGCTAGAGACGGTTGCGGCCGGGCAAGTACCTACTAGAGAACTGAAAAAGGGCTACGCGACGCGGATCATGACAGGTGCGATGATGCCTGCGGATGCAGATGCGGTCATCATGTTTGAGCAAACGCATAACCCAGCCGAAGAGGCGGATACTGTACGGATCAAGCGAGAGATGAAGCCTGGGGAAAATGTATCCCGTCGTGGTGAAGAGATGGCTAAAGGAACGATCATTGCCAAAACGGGTGAACGGATTAACGCAGGTACTCTCGCCAGCTTGGCTACGTTTGGCTTTTCGCAGGTCGAGGTGTTCTGCAAGCCGCGTGTCGGTCTGATTTCGACTGGAAGCGAGCTACTGGAGATTGATCAGCCGCTTGCTCCAGGCAAAATTCGCAACAGTAATACGGTGATGCTAACTGCCTTGATTGCCGAGGCAGGGGGCATCCCTGTTTCGTTTTCGAGATTGCCGGATGATCTGGCGGTGGCGAAAGCGAAAATTAGTGAATGCTTGCGGGGCGTGGATCTGGTCATTTCAAGCGGTGGTGTGTCCGTTGGGGATTTTGATGTGATCGCGGCTTTAGTAGATGAGCCTGAGGTGGAGCTTTTGTTCAACCGGATCGCAATACGTCCGGGAAGTCCGACGACAGCCATGCTCATGGAGGGCAAGCCTTTGATTGCCCTATCAGGGAATCCGGGTGCCTGTTTTCTCGGGTTTGAGTTGTTTGCGCGAGCAGCCATACGTCGCATCTCGGGAGAAGCCCATGTCGTGCAACAGGTCATTAAGGCTAGACTCGGGGTCGATTATACGAAGCCTTGCCCATACCCGCGTTACCTGCGAGGGAAGCTGCTCGAAAAAGACGGGGTTTTGCACGCAATCCCTGATTTCAATGAAAAGGCAGGGAATCTGGGGACGTTGAAGGACAGCGAATGCTTTATGATCATACCAGCCGGGGGAAGCGGGAAAAAAGCAGGAGAGCTGGTTGATGTGCTCACGCATGCAACCCCAACCTGGCGAAGAGAGGGATAG